From the genome of Bacteroides sp. MSB163, one region includes:
- the recQ gene encoding DNA helicase RecQ, translated as MAGKKINLTDQLKKYFGFDTFKGNQEAIIQNLLAGNDTFVLMPTGGGKSLCYQLPSLMMEGTGIVISPLIALMKNQVDAMRNFSEEDGIAHFINSSLNKGAIDQVKSDILSGKTKLLYVAPESLTKEENVEFLKTVKISFYAVDEAHCISEWGHDFRPEYRRIRPIINEIGKAPVIALTATATPKVQHDIQKNLGMIDAEVFKSSFNRPNLYYEVRPKTNNIDRDIIKFIKNNSEKSGIIYCLSRKKVEELAEILQANGINARAYHAGMDSATRTQNQDDFLMEKIDVIVATIAFGMGIDKPDVRYVIHYDIPKSLEGYYQETGRAGRDGGEGQCITFYTNKDLQKLEKFMQGKPVAEQEIGKQLLLETAAYAESSVCRRKTLLHYFGEEYMEENCGNCDNCLNPKKQVEAQELLCTVIEAILAVKENFKADYIIDIIQGRETTEVQAHLHEDLEAFGSGMGEEDRTWNAVIRQALIAGYLSKDVENYGLLKVTDEGKKFLKHPKSFKITEDNDFEEVEEEAPARGGGSCAVDPALYSMLKDLRKKLSKKLEVPPYVIFQDPSLEAMATIYPVTLDELQNIPGVGAGKAKRYGEEFCKLIKRHCEENEIERPEDLRVRTVANKSKMKVAIIQAVDRKVALDDIALSKGIEFGDLLDEIEAIVYSGTKLNIDYFLDEIMDEDHMLDIYDYFKESTTDKIDDALDELGDDFTEEEVRLVRIKFISEMAN; from the coding sequence ATGGCAGGGAAGAAGATTAATTTGACAGACCAGCTGAAGAAGTACTTCGGATTTGACACATTTAAAGGAAATCAGGAGGCTATCATACAAAATCTGTTGGCAGGTAACGATACATTTGTGCTGATGCCTACAGGTGGAGGAAAATCACTATGCTACCAGTTACCGTCATTAATGATGGAAGGTACGGGTATTGTGATTTCTCCGTTGATTGCCCTAATGAAGAACCAAGTCGATGCGATGCGTAACTTCAGTGAAGAAGATGGTATTGCCCATTTTATCAACTCTTCTCTTAATAAAGGTGCGATAGATCAGGTGAAGTCTGACATCCTCAGCGGTAAGACAAAGTTACTGTATGTAGCTCCCGAATCGCTGACGAAAGAGGAAAATGTAGAGTTTCTGAAGACAGTGAAGATTTCCTTCTATGCTGTAGACGAGGCCCACTGTATCTCTGAATGGGGACATGACTTCCGCCCGGAATATCGTCGTATCCGCCCTATTATCAATGAAATCGGAAAAGCTCCGGTGATTGCTCTAACTGCGACTGCGACCCCTAAAGTGCAACATGATATCCAGAAGAATCTGGGTATGATTGATGCCGAAGTGTTCAAGTCGTCGTTCAATCGTCCAAACCTCTATTATGAGGTACGTCCCAAGACCAATAACATAGATAGAGATATCATCAAGTTCATCAAGAATAATTCGGAAAAGTCGGGCATTATTTATTGCTTGAGCCGGAAAAAGGTGGAGGAGCTTGCTGAGATTCTACAGGCGAATGGTATTAATGCCCGCGCATACCATGCAGGAATGGATTCTGCAACACGCACGCAAAATCAAGACGACTTCTTGATGGAGAAAATAGATGTGATTGTAGCTACCATTGCTTTTGGTATGGGTATTGACAAGCCTGATGTGCGTTATGTTATTCATTATGATATCCCGAAAAGTCTGGAAGGATATTATCAGGAAACAGGACGTGCCGGAAGAGATGGGGGCGAAGGACAGTGTATTACTTTTTATACCAATAAAGACTTGCAGAAACTTGAAAAGTTCATGCAAGGTAAACCTGTGGCAGAGCAGGAAATCGGTAAACAGCTTCTGCTGGAAACCGCTGCTTATGCCGAATCTTCCGTATGTCGTCGAAAGACGCTGTTGCATTACTTCGGTGAAGAGTATATGGAAGAGAACTGTGGAAATTGTGACAACTGTTTAAACCCGAAAAAACAAGTGGAGGCTCAAGAATTATTGTGTACCGTGATAGAGGCTATTCTCGCGGTGAAAGAAAATTTTAAGGCAGATTATATCATCGATATTATACAAGGACGTGAAACTACCGAAGTGCAGGCGCATCTGCATGAAGACCTGGAGGCTTTCGGCTCCGGCATGGGAGAAGAAGACAGAACATGGAATGCTGTCATTCGCCAGGCGCTCATTGCTGGTTACTTGAGTAAAGATGTGGAAAATTACGGTTTGCTGAAAGTAACGGATGAAGGAAAGAAGTTCCTGAAACATCCTAAATCGTTCAAGATAACCGAAGATAATGATTTCGAAGAAGTGGAAGAAGAAGCTCCGGCAAGGGGTGGTGGCTCTTGTGCTGTCGATCCGGCTCTTTATTCCATGCTGAAGGATTTACGTAAGAAGCTTTCCAAGAAACTGGAAGTACCGCCTTATGTAATTTTCCAGGATCCTTCATTGGAAGCCATGGCAACCATTTATCCGGTGACACTGGATGAATTGCAAAACATTCCTGGGGTAGGTGCAGGTAAGGCTAAACGCTACGGTGAGGAGTTTTGCAAGCTGATAAAACGTCACTGTGAAGAGAATGAAATCGAACGCCCTGAAGACTTACGTGTTCGTACGGTTGCTAATAAATCCAAGATGAAAGTGGCTATTATTCAGGCTGTAGACCGTAAGGTGGCATTGGATGATATCGCACTTTCCAAAGGCATTGAGTTTGGTGATTTACTGGACGAAATCGAGGCGATTGTTTATTCTGGTACGAAGTTGAATATTGATTACTTCCTGGATGAGATTATGGACGAAGACCACATGTTGGATATCTATGATTATTTCAAGGAATCTACTACTGACAAGATAGATGACGCACTTGATGAACTGGGTGATGATTTCACGGAAGAAGAAGTAAGGTTGGTTCGTATTAAGTTTATTTCTGAGATGGCGAATTAA
- the clpX gene encoding ATP-dependent Clp protease ATP-binding subunit ClpX encodes MADSKRNKNRCSFCGRTEDEVGFLITGMNGYICDSCATQAYEITQEALGGAKRSGAATKLNLRELPKPLEIKEFLDQYVIGQDDAKRFLSVSVYNHYKRLLQKDGGDDVEIEKSNIIMVGSTGTGKTLLARTIAKLLHVPFTIVDATVLTEAGYVGEDIESILTRLLQVADYNVPEAEQGIVFIDEIDKIARKGDNPSITRDVSGEGVQQGLLKLLEGSVVNVPPQGGRKHPDQKMIPVNTKNILFICGGAFDGIEKKIAQRLNTHVVGYSAVRNTAVIDKSNMMQYIAPQDLKSFGLIPEIIGRLPVLTYLNPLDRAALRSILTEPKNSIIKQYVKLFEMDNVELTFEATVFEYIVDKAVEYKLGARGLRSIVETIMMDAMFEIPSEHKDHFEVTLDYAKHQLEKANIAKLQTA; translated from the coding sequence ATGGCAGACTCAAAAAGAAACAAAAATAGGTGTAGTTTCTGTGGGCGTACGGAAGATGAAGTCGGATTTCTGATTACGGGAATGAACGGCTACATTTGTGATAGTTGTGCCACTCAGGCCTATGAGATCACTCAGGAGGCGCTGGGTGGAGCAAAAAGGAGTGGCGCTGCAACGAAACTGAACCTGAGGGAACTTCCGAAACCTTTAGAAATAAAAGAATTCCTTGATCAATACGTCATTGGACAGGATGATGCAAAACGTTTCCTTTCCGTGTCGGTATACAATCACTATAAACGCCTGTTGCAAAAAGACGGCGGTGATGATGTGGAAATTGAAAAGTCTAATATCATCATGGTAGGTAGTACCGGAACGGGAAAGACGCTGCTTGCACGTACCATTGCTAAATTGCTTCACGTACCTTTTACTATTGTAGATGCTACAGTGCTTACTGAGGCTGGATATGTGGGCGAAGACATTGAAAGTATTCTGACCCGCCTGCTTCAGGTGGCAGATTACAATGTTCCCGAAGCTGAGCAGGGTATTGTGTTCATTGATGAAATTGATAAGATTGCCCGTAAGGGAGATAATCCTTCCATTACACGTGATGTAAGTGGAGAGGGTGTTCAACAAGGTTTACTGAAATTGCTGGAAGGTTCTGTTGTGAACGTTCCGCCCCAGGGTGGACGCAAGCATCCCGATCAGAAGATGATTCCGGTGAACACAAAGAATATTCTTTTTATTTGCGGTGGAGCATTCGATGGCATTGAGAAGAAGATTGCTCAGCGTCTGAATACACATGTGGTGGGCTATAGTGCAGTGCGTAACACAGCGGTAATTGATAAAAGCAATATGATGCAATATATTGCTCCTCAGGATTTAAAGTCATTCGGTCTGATACCCGAAATCATCGGTCGTCTGCCGGTGCTGACTTATTTGAATCCGTTGGATCGTGCCGCTTTGCGCTCTATCCTGACCGAACCTAAGAACTCCATTATAAAACAATATGTTAAACTGTTTGAGATGGATAATGTGGAACTGACATTCGAGGCGACTGTCTTTGAGTACATCGTAGATAAAGCTGTAGAATACAAGTTGGGAGCTCGTGGATTGCGATCCATTGTGGAAACCATTATGATGGATGCTATGTTCGAAATCCCGTCCGAACACAAGGATCACTTTGAAGTGACGTTGGATTATGCTAAACACCAGCTTGAAAAAGCAAACATTGCAAAACTGCAAACTGCTTAA
- the clpP gene encoding ATP-dependent Clp endopeptidase proteolytic subunit ClpP, translating to MDDFRKYATKHLGMNSLVLDDVIKSQAGYLNPYILEERQLNVTQLDVFSRLMMDRIIFLGTQVDDYTANTLQAQLLYLDSVEPGKDISIYINSPGGSVYAGLGIYDTMQFITSDVATICTGMAASMAAVLLVAGAEGKRSALTHSRVMIHQPMGGAQGQASDIEITAREIQKLKKELYTIIADHSHTPFDKVWADSDRDYWMTAQEAKEYGMVDEVLIKK from the coding sequence ATGGATGATTTTAGAAAATACGCTACCAAGCATTTAGGTATGAATAGCTTGGTGTTGGACGATGTGATTAAATCACAAGCCGGGTATTTAAATCCTTATATCCTGGAAGAACGTCAACTCAATGTAACCCAGTTGGACGTTTTCTCCCGCTTGATGATGGATCGCATCATTTTCCTTGGTACACAGGTTGACGATTATACCGCTAATACTTTACAGGCGCAGTTACTGTATCTGGATTCGGTAGAACCGGGTAAAGATATTTCTATTTATATTAATTCACCGGGTGGTTCCGTATATGCGGGATTGGGTATCTATGATACAATGCAGTTTATCACGAGCGATGTGGCTACTATCTGTACAGGTATGGCAGCAAGTATGGCTGCAGTGTTGCTGGTGGCAGGTGCAGAAGGCAAGCGTTCGGCGCTGACCCACTCTCGTGTAATGATACATCAGCCAATGGGTGGTGCACAGGGACAGGCTTCGGATATTGAAATCACGGCACGTGAAATTCAGAAGCTGAAAAAGGAACTGTATACTATTATTGCTGACCACTCTCATACTCCTTTCGATAAAGTTTGGGCAGACTCTGATCGTGACTACTGGATGACGGCGCAGGAAGCCAAAGAGTATGGCATGGTAGATGAAGTGTTGATTAAAAAATAA
- the tig gene encoding trigger factor has protein sequence MNVSLQNIDKVSALLTVKLEKADYQEKVDKSLKNLRQKAQVPGFRPGMVPMSLVKKMYGKSVIAEEVNKALSEAVYKYIQDNNVSILGEPLPNEDKQPDIDFDTMEEFEFLFDIALAPEFKAEVSAKDKVEYYLIDVTEDMVNNQVKAYTQRNGKYEQVDVYEDNDMLKGLLAELDENGNTKEGGIQVEAAVMMPSYMKNDEQKAIFANAKVNDVLVFNPYTAWDGNAAELSSLLKIDKEEAAEMKSNFSYQVEEVTRFVAGELTQEIFDQVCGKDVVKTEEEFRAKVKEVIANQFVADTDYKFLIDARKMLMEKVGKLEFPDALLKRIMRMNNQDKDEKFVEDNYDKSIEELTWHLIKEQLVKANDIKVEQEDVVNMAKEATRAQFAQYGMMSVPEDLLENYAKEMLKKKESVEGLVNRVVETKLASALKSQVTLENKTISAEEFNKMFE, from the coding sequence ATGAACGTTTCATTACAAAACATTGACAAAGTAAGCGCTCTGCTTACTGTGAAGCTTGAGAAAGCCGATTATCAGGAAAAAGTTGATAAATCATTGAAAAATCTTCGTCAGAAAGCTCAGGTTCCGGGATTCCGTCCGGGGATGGTGCCAATGAGTCTGGTGAAGAAAATGTATGGCAAATCTGTTATTGCTGAAGAAGTAAACAAGGCACTTTCAGAAGCTGTATATAAGTATATTCAAGATAATAATGTATCTATTCTCGGCGAACCGCTGCCAAATGAAGATAAGCAACCGGATATTGACTTCGATACTATGGAAGAATTCGAATTCCTTTTCGATATTGCTCTGGCACCTGAATTCAAAGCTGAAGTAAGCGCTAAAGATAAAGTTGAGTATTATTTGATTGACGTTACCGAAGATATGGTAAACAATCAGGTGAAGGCTTACACACAACGTAATGGTAAGTACGAACAAGTGGACGTTTACGAAGATAACGATATGCTGAAGGGATTGCTGGCTGAATTGGATGAAAACGGCAATACTAAAGAAGGTGGCATTCAGGTAGAAGCAGCTGTAATGATGCCGTCTTACATGAAGAATGATGAGCAAAAAGCTATCTTTGCCAATGCAAAAGTAAATGATGTACTCGTATTCAATCCTTATACTGCATGGGATGGTAATGCAGCTGAACTGTCTTCTTTGTTGAAGATCGATAAAGAAGAAGCCGCTGAGATGAAATCTAACTTCAGTTATCAGGTAGAAGAAGTGACTCGTTTTGTAGCAGGTGAACTGACTCAGGAAATTTTCGACCAGGTATGTGGTAAAGATGTTGTGAAGACTGAAGAAGAATTCCGTGCTAAAGTAAAAGAAGTAATTGCTAATCAGTTTGTAGCAGACACTGATTATAAATTTCTGATCGACGCTCGTAAGATGTTGATGGAGAAAGTTGGCAAGTTGGAATTCCCTGATGCATTGCTGAAACGCATCATGCGCATGAATAACCAGGACAAAGACGAGAAATTTGTAGAAGACAACTATGATAAGAGTATCGAAGAACTGACATGGCACCTGATCAAGGAACAGTTGGTGAAAGCTAACGATATCAAGGTTGAACAGGAAGATGTAGTCAATATGGCTAAGGAAGCTACCCGTGCACAGTTCGCACAATATGGTATGATGAGTGTTCCTGAAGATCTTCTGGAAAACTATGCAAAAGAAATGCTGAAGAAGAAAGAAAGCGTTGAAGGTTTGGTAAACCGTGTTGTTGAAACTAAATTGGCTTCTGCTTTGAAGTCTCAGGTGACGCTGGAAAACAAAACAATTTCTGCAGAAGAATTCAATAAGATGTTTGAATAA
- a CDS encoding RNA recognition motif domain-containing protein, with the protein MNIYVGNLNYKVRESDLQKVMEDYGAVTAVKFIKDRETGRFRGIAFVEMEDAAAAAKAIEELDGAEYFGRNMVVKEARPPKY; encoded by the coding sequence ATGAACATTTACGTAGGAAACCTTAACTACAAAGTTAGGGAATCAGACCTCCAAAAGGTCATGGAAGATTACGGTGCTGTAACCGCAGTCAAATTTATTAAAGATCGCGAAACCGGTCGTTTCAGAGGTATCGCATTTGTAGAAATGGAAGATGCAGCAGCTGCAGCTAAAGCTATTGAAGAACTCGATGGAGCCGAATATTTTGGCCGTAACATGGTAGTTAAAGAAGCAAGACCTCCGAAATACTAA
- the lptB gene encoding LPS export ABC transporter ATP-binding protein: MEESKMVLRTEDLVKKYGKRTVVSHVSIDVKQGEIVGLLGPNGAGKTTSFYMTVGLITPNEGRIFLDDLDITKYPVYKRAQTGIGYLAQEASVFRQMSVEDNIASVLEMTDKPLEYQKEKLESLIAEFRLQKVRKNKGNQLSGGERRRTEIARCLAIDPKFIMLDEPFAGVDPIAVEDIQQIVWKLKDKNIGILITDHNVQETLSITDRAYLLFEGKILFQGTPEELAENKIVREKYLSNSFVLRRKDFMK, translated from the coding sequence ATGGAAGAAAGTAAAATGGTGCTTCGCACCGAAGACTTGGTGAAAAAGTACGGTAAACGTACAGTAGTGAGCCACGTCTCCATAGATGTGAAGCAGGGAGAGATTGTAGGTTTGCTGGGACCGAACGGTGCCGGTAAAACGACTTCATTCTATATGACCGTTGGATTGATTACGCCGAATGAGGGACGTATCTTTCTGGATGATCTGGATATTACGAAATATCCGGTGTACAAGCGTGCGCAAACCGGAATCGGATATCTGGCACAGGAAGCATCCGTATTCCGCCAAATGAGTGTGGAAGATAATATTGCTTCGGTACTTGAAATGACAGATAAGCCTTTGGAATATCAGAAAGAAAAACTGGAAAGTCTGATTGCGGAGTTTCGTTTGCAGAAAGTGCGTAAGAATAAGGGTAATCAACTTTCGGGTGGTGAGCGCCGCCGTACGGAGATTGCTCGCTGTCTTGCTATTGATCCTAAGTTTATCATGCTCGATGAACCTTTTGCAGGAGTTGATCCGATTGCGGTAGAGGATATTCAGCAGATTGTGTGGAAGCTGAAAGATAAAAATATTGGTATTTTGATTACTGACCATAACGTGCAGGAAACATTAAGTATTACTGACCGTGCTTATTTGTTGTTTGAAGGTAAAATCTTGTTCCAGGGGACACCGGAAGAATTAGCAGAAAATAAAATTGTGCGTGAAAAATACCTGAGTAATAGCTTTGTGCTGCGTCGCAAAGACTTTATGAAATAG
- a CDS encoding MlaE family ABC transporter permease, protein MIKALKTVGRYIMLMGRTFARPERMRMFFRQYINEMGQLGVNSIGIVLLISFFIGAVITIQIKLNIESPFMPRWTVGYVTREIMLLEFSSSIMCLILAGKVGSNIASELGTMRVTQQIDALEIMGVNSANYLILPKIFAMVTTIPFLVTFSIFAGIIGAFATCWFGGIMSAVDLEYGLQYMFVEWFIWCGIIKSLFFAFIIASVSAFFGYTVEGGSIEVGKASTDSVVCSSVLILFADLILTKLLMG, encoded by the coding sequence ATGATAAAAGCACTTAAAACTGTCGGAAGATACATCATGTTGATGGGGCGTACTTTTGCCCGACCAGAGCGTATGCGTATGTTCTTCCGTCAATACATTAACGAAATGGGGCAACTCGGCGTGAACTCTATCGGCATTGTGTTGCTGATTTCGTTCTTTATCGGCGCTGTTATCACCATACAAATCAAGCTAAATATCGAAAGCCCGTTTATGCCGCGTTGGACGGTAGGCTATGTGACGCGTGAAATCATGCTATTGGAATTCTCTTCCTCCATCATGTGCCTGATATTAGCGGGAAAAGTAGGTTCCAATATCGCTTCAGAGCTGGGAACCATGCGAGTGACACAACAGATCGACGCACTGGAGATCATGGGAGTTAATTCAGCCAATTACCTGATATTACCCAAAATTTTTGCCATGGTCACCACCATCCCTTTCCTGGTGACGTTCAGTATCTTTGCCGGTATCATCGGAGCCTTTGCCACATGTTGGTTCGGTGGCATCATGTCGGCGGTAGATCTGGAATACGGTTTACAATACATGTTTGTGGAATGGTTCATCTGGTGCGGTATTATCAAATCATTGTTTTTCGCTTTTATCATTGCCAGTGTATCGGCCTTTTTCGGTTATACCGTCGAAGGCGGTTCTATAGAGGTAGGCAAAGCCTCTACGGACTCTGTGGTATGCAGCAGCGTACTTATCTTATTTGCCGACTTAATATTAACTAAACTCTTAATGGGATGA
- a CDS encoding ABC transporter ATP-binding protein: protein MIELKGLWKSFEGRDVLKDINATFENGKTNLIIGQSGSGKTVLMKCIVGLLTPERGELLYDNRNFLAMGKKEKKALRREMGMIFQSAALFDSMTVLDNVMFPLNMFSNDTFRDRTRRAMFCLDRVNLAEAKDKFPGEISGGMQKRVAIARAIALNPQYLFCDEPNSGLDPKTSLVIDELVHDITHEYNMTTLINTHDMNSVMGIGEKIIYIYDGYKEWEGSKDDIFTSSNKKLNDFIFASDLFRKVKELEVQNIEG, encoded by the coding sequence ATGATTGAACTGAAAGGACTTTGGAAATCATTTGAAGGCAGGGATGTATTGAAGGATATCAACGCCACTTTTGAGAACGGAAAAACGAATCTCATCATCGGACAAAGTGGTTCAGGGAAAACAGTACTGATGAAATGTATTGTCGGACTACTGACGCCGGAACGTGGTGAATTATTATACGATAACCGAAATTTCCTCGCCATGGGCAAGAAGGAAAAGAAAGCATTGCGCCGAGAAATGGGAATGATTTTCCAAAGTGCAGCATTGTTCGATTCCATGACTGTATTGGATAATGTGATGTTTCCATTAAACATGTTCAGTAACGATACATTCCGCGACCGTACCCGCCGTGCTATGTTCTGCCTGGACCGCGTGAATCTGGCAGAAGCAAAGGACAAATTTCCGGGAGAGATCAGTGGTGGTATGCAAAAGCGCGTCGCCATTGCCCGTGCCATTGCTCTGAATCCTCAATACCTGTTCTGCGACGAACCAAACTCTGGTCTGGACCCAAAGACGTCGCTCGTCATTGACGAACTGGTACACGACATCACGCATGAATATAATATGACCACCCTCATCAATACTCATGATATGAACTCTGTTATGGGAATAGGTGAGAAAATTATCTATATCTACGACGGATATAAAGAATGGGAAGGCAGTAAGGATGATATCTTCACCTCTAGCAACAAGAAATTGAATGACTTCATCTTTGCATCCGATCTCTTCCGTAAAGTAAAGGAATTGGAAGTACAAAACATAGAGGGATAA
- a CDS encoding response regulator transcription factor, protein MEKNVKAELLVVDDHSLILEGICKIVNKMPEVIVADAVTSGKQAIKLIEERDYDVYILDISIPDISGFELIAKIRELNDQARIVVNTMHEEIWMVNRLVQCGVNAVILKSSAHAELVVAIRSVLRGESYTCPRFASILQKLNSSSSGLQPKDAPTRRERDVLEAVAKGMNTHEIAVLLKISENTVETFRKRLISKFGAKNAIDMVVKAVSQGWIKLD, encoded by the coding sequence ATGGAAAAGAATGTGAAAGCGGAATTATTGGTAGTGGATGACCATAGCCTGATTTTAGAAGGTATTTGCAAAATTGTGAATAAGATGCCGGAAGTAATAGTAGCAGATGCAGTGACTTCTGGAAAGCAGGCTATAAAGTTGATTGAAGAGCGTGATTATGATGTATATATTCTGGATATCAGTATTCCCGATATTTCAGGTTTTGAATTGATTGCCAAAATTCGTGAGTTGAATGACCAGGCAAGGATTGTTGTAAATACGATGCATGAGGAGATATGGATGGTGAACCGATTAGTGCAATGCGGAGTAAATGCGGTTATTCTGAAATCTTCAGCTCATGCAGAACTGGTGGTAGCTATTCGCAGTGTGCTGAGGGGAGAGAGCTATACTTGTCCTCGTTTTGCTTCTATATTGCAAAAGTTAAATTCTTCATCATCAGGTTTACAACCCAAAGATGCTCCGACACGGCGCGAACGCGATGTTCTGGAAGCTGTAGCCAAAGGAATGAATACGCATGAGATTGCTGTGCTATTAAAAATTTCAGAAAATACTGTAGAAACATTTCGCAAGAGGCTTATTAGTAAATTTGGGGCGAAAAATGCAATAGATATGGTAGTCAAGGCTGTTTCACAAGGATGGATAAAGCTGGATTGA